DNA sequence from the Tenacibaculum mesophilum genome:
AATAAATTTAGATGATGTTGAGCGTATAGAATTGGTTGAAGGAGCGATGGGAGTTGAGTACGGAGCTAATTCGGTATCGGGAGTAATTAATATTATAACAAAAAAATCATCTCAAAATAAATGGAACATTCAAGCAGCAATACAAGAAGAAACTGTAAGTAATGAGTATGCTTTATTTAATGAGGGTAAACATATACAGAGTGTTAATGTGGCTCATAATTTTTCTGAAAACTGGTTTGGTAGAGTGAGTTTTAATAGAACAGATTTTACAGGTTTTTTAGATGATAGAAAAGGAAGAGATTATTATAAGAATGATTTACTAAGGGGGTATAGTTGGTTGCCGAAAGAGCAGATAAATGCCACTGGTTTTTTGAATTATAAAAAAGATCAACTTAATTTGAGTTATAAATTTAATTATTACAATGATAATGTAAACTTTTACAATCCAAAAGTTGATGACAATATTGATGTAGACTCACAAACTAGCAATCCGTTTGCGTTAGATCGTGTTTTCAAAACAGAGAGATTTGTAAATAATATTAATTTGAATGGGGTTTTAGCATCGGGGAGCCCTTATTCCTTCTCAGCTTCTTATCAAACACAAAAACGACGTTTAAATAAGTTTACTTATTTTATTTTATCTGGAAATAAAACAAATGAGGAAGATAAAGTATATCAATCAAGCAATGTTTTCTTTTCAAAAGGTACTATTTCAAACTTTATAAAAAGTAATCGTCATAATTTTCAGTTAGGTTATGAAGCTCGTTATATAGAAGGATTCGATACGCAGGCCTCTGGTGAGGTTACTCAACAAGATAAAACACGTACTCAGGGTAACTATGCTTTATTTGGTTCTTCTGAAGTAAAATTTTCAGATGCCTTAATGGTTCGTCCTGGCTTAAGGTATGAATACAATTCTTTATTTCATTCTAAATTACAAAGCTCCTTAAGTGCTCGTTATTTATTTAAAAATGGATTTGAACTTAGAGGTAATATAGGTACTTCGTATAGAACTCCAAGTTTTCAAGAACTATATTATTATTTTGTTGACTCTAATCATGACGTAAGAGGAAATGAAAATTTAAATCCAGAAAGTGGATATTCTGCTTCCATTAATTTAAAGAAAAGAAGTTGGTTTGACGATTCTAATATAGCATTGTTAAATAGTTTAAAAATAGACTATTTAAATCTGGAAGATAAAATAGATTTAGCAATTGTTAATTCGTCACCTCTACAATATCAATACATAAACGTTGATGCTTATAAACTATGGGGGGTCTCTTCAAGAAATACAATAAAAGCAAATAACTGGTCTTTTAATTTAGGAGCTAATTTACAAGGAATAGCTCAGGTAGCTAACAATGAAATAAATGCACAAAATGACTTTTTGTATTCCTTTCAATTAACTACGAGTGCTAGCTATAAAATAAAAAAATGGGATACAATAATAACTTTATTATTAAAGCATAACGGAGAACAACAAAATTATATAGCTTCAGGTACAGATGAAAATAAAAACTCAACTTTCACAAAAACAACTACGCAAGCTTATAATTGGTTGGATGCTTCTGTGCAAAAATCATTTTTAAACAAAAAACTACAAGCTACAATAGGAGCCAGAAATTTATTTGATGTTACCAGTGTTAATGTAAGTAACGCAGCTACAACAGGCGCACATTCAACAAACAATAATTCTCTATTGTTAGGCTATGGTCGTTCATACTATTTAAAACTATTATATAATATTAAATTTTAAAATTAATAACAATGAAAAACAAATTTTTCACACTCATATTATTAACAACTATGTACTCTTTCATTAGTTGTGGAAGTGATAATGATTTACCATCTGAACCAATAAAAGTGGTAATAGAAGGAGCAGAAGTAAGTCCAGGAGTAGGTGGGCCTAATCAACCAAATCAAGTATATATTGACTTAAGTACGAATACAACAACAGAGATAAAGAGAGACTCTTGGGATTTAGGATTTTATTCTGGAAGTGAGTTTAGAGTTGTTATTAATGGTTCAATATCTATGGCGGCTGCTAAATTATCTACAACAGATATAGATGCTGTTAGCTCTTCAACCCAAGAAGTAAAAGATTTACAGCCTTTAGTAAGAACGAATACATATACTGATGAAAGTGCTCCTTTTGTTGATCATCCTAGTGGAGATATAACAAAAACGGCAATTGCTGAAATTGAAGTAACAGAGGCTAATAATAAAGTATATTTAGTAAACCTTGGTTATGAAGTAGCAACAGATAAACCAGCTACAGGTAGCTACTCTGCAAATGGAGATGAAAGAGGTTGGAAAAAAATTAGAGTTTTAAAAGAAGGAGATGCTTATGTTTTACAGTATGCAGATTTAGATGCTACTACGCATAAAGAAATTGTAATAACAAAAACAGAAGGGTATCACTTTACATTCTTTAGCTTTAATACAGAAGCTAAAGTTAATGTTGAGCCAATGAAAGAAAACTGGGACTTAAACTTTACAATTTTTACAAACTTATTACCTGGATATGGTCCGTATGTATTTCCAGATTTTGTAGTAAATAATATAAAATCAAATGTTAAAGGATATATGATAGATACAGAAGAAGAAAGTTATACATATAATGATTTTACCTTAACAGATGTAAAAGTAGAAAATTTTGGTAATACTCAAACAGCTATCGGTAGTAGTTGGAGGGCAGGAGGAGGTCCTAGTTCTTTACCTTCTCGTAAAGACAATGTTTTTTATGTAATAGAAGATACTGATGGAAATTTATATAAGTTAAAGTTTTTAGCATTAACAAATGATGCAGGAGAAAGAGGTTATCCTGAGTTTGTATATAGCTTATTAAAGTAAAGATTTATTTATTAAATTTTGTTAATTTTTGTTGTGAAAGGCTATCTAACCGAAAGGTTGGGTGGCTTTTCTAGTTAAAAAGGTTTAGTTAATGAGTTTTTCAGCCAAATACTTAGAGGTGTATGATTCTTTATTTTTAGCTAATTCTTCAGGGGTGCCTGCAAAGATTAAGTTTCCACCTTTTTTTCCACCCTCTAAACCAAGATCAATAATATAATCAGCGCATTTAATCAATTCAATATTGTGTTCAATAACAATAATTGAGTGTCCTCGCTCAATTAGCGCATTAAAAGAAGCTAATAATTTTTTAATATCATGAAAGTGTAATCCAGTAGTTGGTTCATCAAAAATAAACAAAGCTTTGTCTTTGGTATTTCCTTTTACTAAAAACGAAGCTAGTTTTATACGCTGTGCTTCACCACCAGAAAGGGTAGAAGATGACTGGCCTAATTGTACATAACCTAATCCAACATCTTGTAAAGGTTTTAATTTTTTAGCTATTTTGGTTTGTTTGTGTTCTGTAAAAAAAGCAACGGCATCATCAATAGTCATGTTTAAAATATCATCAATCGATTTTCCTTCAAAAGTTACTTCTAAAACTTCTTTTTTAAAGCGTTTACCACCACAAGTTTCACATTCTAAATGTACATCAGCCATAAACTGCATTTCAATAGTAACTTCTCCTTCACCTTTACAAACTTCACATCGACCACCATCTACATTAAAAGAAAAATGTTTAGGTTGGTAATTTCTTATTTTAGATAGTTTTTGAGACGAAAGTAGCTTGCGAATATCATCATACGCTTTTATATACGTTACAGGGTTAGAGCGTGAAGAACGGCCAATAGGATTTTGATCGATAAACTCTACATGTTTTAACAAATCAAAACTCCCAGTGACATCCGTGTGTTGTCCTAATTTTTCACCATATCCAACCAGTTTCTTCTGCATAGCAGGATATAGGATTTTTTTAACTAAGGTACTTTTACCACTACCAGAAACTCCAGTAATAACGGTTAAGTTGTTAAGCGGAAAAGAAACATCAATGTTCTTTAAGTTATTTTCACGAGCCCCAATAATATCAATAGAATTTTTTGATGTTCTTCTACTTGTAGAAATCTCAATTTTTAACTCTTCTGATAAATATTTAGCTGTAAGCGATTCGGATTGTAGAATATCTTTAAAAGTTCCTTCGGCAACAACATTTCCACCATAAGTCCCTGCTTCTGGGCCAATATCAATAATATAATCGGCCTCTTTCATAATGTCTTCATCATGCTCAACTACAATTACGGTGTTACCTAAATCACGTAGGTTTTTTAACACGCCAATGAGCCTTTCCGTGTCCTTTGGGTGTAATCCAATACTTGGTTCATCTAAAATATACATAGAGCCTACTAATGAACTTCCTAGCGAAGTAGCTAAATTAATTCGTTGACTTTCTCCACCAGATAACGTATTAGATGTTCTGTTTAATGTTAGATAGCTTAAACCAACATTTGTTAAAAACTGGAGACGGTTGTTAATTTCGGTAAGTAAACGTTTACCAATTTTTTCTTCGTATTTGTTTAATTCAATATTATTGAAGAATACCGCTAATTCATCTAGAGGTAGGGTTACTAATTCATCAATAGTTTTACCGTATACCTGAACGTAGTTGGCTTCTTTGCGTAAACGTTTTCCGTTACATTCAGTACATTTTGTTTTTCCGCGGTAACGAGAAAGCATTACACGGTTTTGAATTTTGTAACTTTTCTCTTCTAATTTTTTGAATAAATGATTAATCCCTTTAAATTTTTTTGTTCCATTCCAAACCAAGTCTTTTTGTTCATCAGTAAGTTCAAACCATGGTTTATGAATAGAAATCCCGAATGCTGAAGCATTTAGAATTAAATCATTTTTATATTTTTTGTAACTATCTGTTTTAAAAGGGAAAATAGCATCTTCGTAGATAGATAATCCTGTGTTAGGAATTACTAAATCTTCATCAATACCAATTACATCTCCGTAACCTTCACAGGTTGGACAAGCTCCGTATGGGTTATTAAAACTAAATAAATGAGTGTTAGGCTCTAAGAATGAAATTCCGTCTAATTCAAATTTATTACTGAATTCAACAGTACTATTATCTGATAGGTTTTCGATATAGCAAATACCTTTTCCCTCAAAAAAAGCCGTTTGTACAGCATCTCCCAAACGGTTGTAAAAGTCTTCTTCGTCTTTTACAACAATTCTATCAACAACTAATTGTAATTCATTTCCCTTAAAATCTTTTACAGGAAACTCATCAATTCTGTATACGGTATCTTGATATTTTAAACGAGCATATCCTTGCTGTGTTAGTACTTGTAAAACAGTTTTTATA
Encoded proteins:
- a CDS encoding TonB-dependent receptor plug domain-containing protein, whose amino-acid sequence is MFLNNKVVFLLMLLACQVFSQEKEEVRRDSTHYNKLEEVVVTGQYNPKSIKKSVYNVTIIDKKQIESQAANNLADVLNFKLNLTVIPNSQSGKSTISMFGLDSQYFNILIDNVPLVSDNGIGNNIDLTQINLDDVERIELVEGAMGVEYGANSVSGVINIITKKSSQNKWNIQAAIQEETVSNEYALFNEGKHIQSVNVAHNFSENWFGRVSFNRTDFTGFLDDRKGRDYYKNDLLRGYSWLPKEQINATGFLNYKKDQLNLSYKFNYYNDNVNFYNPKVDDNIDVDSQTSNPFALDRVFKTERFVNNINLNGVLASGSPYSFSASYQTQKRRLNKFTYFILSGNKTNEEDKVYQSSNVFFSKGTISNFIKSNRHNFQLGYEARYIEGFDTQASGEVTQQDKTRTQGNYALFGSSEVKFSDALMVRPGLRYEYNSLFHSKLQSSLSARYLFKNGFELRGNIGTSYRTPSFQELYYYFVDSNHDVRGNENLNPESGYSASINLKKRSWFDDSNIALLNSLKIDYLNLEDKIDLAIVNSSPLQYQYINVDAYKLWGVSSRNTIKANNWSFNLGANLQGIAQVANNEINAQNDFLYSFQLTTSASYKIKKWDTIITLLLKHNGEQQNYIASGTDENKNSTFTKTTTQAYNWLDASVQKSFLNKKLQATIGARNLFDVTSVNVSNAATTGAHSTNNNSLLLGYGRSYYLKLLYNIKF
- a CDS encoding HmuY family protein, whose amino-acid sequence is MKNKFFTLILLTTMYSFISCGSDNDLPSEPIKVVIEGAEVSPGVGGPNQPNQVYIDLSTNTTTEIKRDSWDLGFYSGSEFRVVINGSISMAAAKLSTTDIDAVSSSTQEVKDLQPLVRTNTYTDESAPFVDHPSGDITKTAIAEIEVTEANNKVYLVNLGYEVATDKPATGSYSANGDERGWKKIRVLKEGDAYVLQYADLDATTHKEIVITKTEGYHFTFFSFNTEAKVNVEPMKENWDLNFTIFTNLLPGYGPYVFPDFVVNNIKSNVKGYMIDTEEESYTYNDFTLTDVKVENFGNTQTAIGSSWRAGGGPSSLPSRKDNVFYVIEDTDGNLYKLKFLALTNDAGERGYPEFVYSLLK
- the uvrA gene encoding excinuclease ABC subunit UvrA, which gives rise to MKTDISTVNPKENIIIKGAKLHNLKNIDVVIPRNKLVVITGLSGSGKSSLAFDTLYAEGQRRYVESLSSYARQFLGKLHKPKVDYIKGIAPAIAIEQKVNATNPRSTVGTSTEIYDYIKLLFARIGKTFSPISGNEVKKHTVSDVINHVKNFEERSKLLLLAPIHINKDRDIKTVLQVLTQQGYARLKYQDTVYRIDEFPVKDFKGNELQLVVDRIVVKDEEDFYNRLGDAVQTAFFEGKGICYIENLSDNSTVEFSNKFELDGISFLEPNTHLFSFNNPYGACPTCEGYGDVIGIDEDLVIPNTGLSIYEDAIFPFKTDSYKKYKNDLILNASAFGISIHKPWFELTDEQKDLVWNGTKKFKGINHLFKKLEEKSYKIQNRVMLSRYRGKTKCTECNGKRLRKEANYVQVYGKTIDELVTLPLDELAVFFNNIELNKYEEKIGKRLLTEINNRLQFLTNVGLSYLTLNRTSNTLSGGESQRINLATSLGSSLVGSMYILDEPSIGLHPKDTERLIGVLKNLRDLGNTVIVVEHDEDIMKEADYIIDIGPEAGTYGGNVVAEGTFKDILQSESLTAKYLSEELKIEISTSRRTSKNSIDIIGARENNLKNIDVSFPLNNLTVITGVSGSGKSTLVKKILYPAMQKKLVGYGEKLGQHTDVTGSFDLLKHVEFIDQNPIGRSSRSNPVTYIKAYDDIRKLLSSQKLSKIRNYQPKHFSFNVDGGRCEVCKGEGEVTIEMQFMADVHLECETCGGKRFKKEVLEVTFEGKSIDDILNMTIDDAVAFFTEHKQTKIAKKLKPLQDVGLGYVQLGQSSSTLSGGEAQRIKLASFLVKGNTKDKALFIFDEPTTGLHFHDIKKLLASFNALIERGHSIIVIEHNIELIKCADYIIDLGLEGGKKGGNLIFAGTPEELAKNKESYTSKYLAEKLIN